In Eubalaena glacialis isolate mEubGla1 chromosome 12, mEubGla1.1.hap2.+ XY, whole genome shotgun sequence, a single window of DNA contains:
- the SLC2A12 gene encoding solute carrier family 2, facilitated glucose transporter member 12 isoform X2, which translates to MVPVENAEAPSLLKPKGPAAETDGSDRASGGRHPPWARGCGMFTLLSSVTAAVSGFLVGYELGLISGALLQIRTLLALTCHEQEMVVSSLLIGALLASLIGGVLIDRCGRRAAIILSSCLLGLGSLVLIISLSYAALIAGRIAIGVSISLSSIATCVYIAEIAPQHKRGLLVSLNELMIVIGILFAYISNYAFANVSHGWKYMFGLVIPLGVLQAIAMYFLPPSPRFLVMKGHEEAASKVLGKLRAISDTTEELTAIKSSLKDEYQYSFGDLFRSKDNMRTRIMIGLTLVFFVQITGQPNILFYASTVLKSVGFQSNEAASLASTGVGVVKVISTIPATLLVDHVGSKTLLCVGSSVMAASLVTMGIVNLNIHMNFTNICRNHSPINQSLDESVFYGPGNLSASNDTLRESFKGMASRRSSLRPTRNDMDKRGETTLASLSNAGLSQTEYQIITDPADIPAFLKWLSLASLLVYVAAFSIGLGPMPWLVLSEIFPGGIRGRAMALTSSMNWGINLLISLTFLTVTDLIGLPCVCFIYTIMSLASLVFVVVFIPETKGCSLEQISMELAKESSKHQCLPGMHSCGESPVPEGRRETVAFRNLG; encoded by the exons GTTGCGGTATGTTTACTCTCCTGTCATCTGTCACGGCTGCTGTCAGTGGCTTCCTGGTGGGGTATGAACTTGGGCTCATCTCTGGGGCTCTTCTGCAGATAAGAACCTTGTTAGCTCTGACCTGCCACGAGCAGGAAATGGTTGTGAGCTCCCTCCTCATCGGGGCCCTACTGGCCTCTCTCATCGGAGGGGTCCTGATTGACAGGTGCGGAAGAAGGGCCGCCATCATCCTGTCGTCCTGCCTCCTTGGACTTGGGAGCCTGGTCTTGATCATCAGTTTATCTTATGCGGCTCTCATAGCGGGACGCATTGCTATTGGGGTTTCCATTTCACTCTCTTCCATCGCCACGTGTGTCTACATCGCAGAAATTGCTCCCCAACACAAGAGAGGCCTTCTTGTGTCGCTGAACGAGCTGATGATTGTCATTGGCATCCTTTTTGCCTACATTTCAAATTACGCGTTTGCCAATGTTTCCCACGGCTGGAAATACATGTTCGGCCTTGTTATTCCCTTGGGAGTTTTGCAAGCGATTGCGATGTACTTTCTTCCTCCAAGTCCTCGGTTTCTGGTGATGAAGGGACACGAGGAAGCTGCTAGCAAGGTTCTCGGAAAGCTGAGAGCCATCTCCGATACAACGGAGGAACTCACTGCgataaaatcttccctgaaagATGAATATCAGTACAGTTTTGGGGATCTGTTTCGTTCAAAGGACAACATGAGGACCCGAATCATGATAGGCTTAACATTGGTATTTTTTGTACAAATCACTGGCCAGCCAAACATATTATTCTATGCATCCACTGTTTTGAAGTCCGTTGGCTTCCAAAGCAACGAGGCAGCTAGCCTCGCCTCCACAGGGGTTGGGGTTGTCAAGGTCATCAGCACCATCCCGGCCACCCTTCTTGTAGACCATGTTGGGAGCAAAACCCTCCTCTGTGTCGGCTCCTCTGTGATGGCAGCTTCACTGGTAACCATGGGCATCGTGAACCTCAACATCCATATGAACTTCACCAATATCTGCAGAAACCATAGTCCTATCAACCAGTCTTTGGATGAGTCTGTGTTTTATGGACCAGGTAACCTGTCAGCCAGCAATGACACTCTTAGAGAATCCTTTAAAGGGATGGCTTCCCGCAGAAGCTCACTAAGGCCCACGAGAAATGACATGGATAAGAGAGGAGAAACGACCTTGGCATCCTTATCGAATGCTGGGCTAAGCCAAACTGAATACCAGATCATCACAGACCCTGCGGACATCCCAGCTTTTTTGAAATGGCTGTCCTTAGCCAGCTTGCTTGTTTATGTTGCTGCATTTTCAATTGGTCTAGGACCaa TGCCCTGGCTGGTGCTGAGTGAGATTTTTCCTGGTGGAATTCGAGGACGAGCCATGGCTCTAACTTCTAGCATGAACTGGGGCATCAATCTCCTCATCTCTCTGACCTTTTTGACTGTGACAG ATCTCATTGGCCTGCCATGTGTGTGCTTTATATATACAATTATGAGTCTAGCATctctggtttttgttgttgtgtttatACCCGAAACAAAGGGATGCTCTTTGGAACAAATATCAATGGAGCTGGCAAAAGA GAGCAGCAAGCATCAGTGTCTACCAGGGATGCATTCTTGTGGGGAAAGCCCAGTACCTGAGGGCAGAAGGGAAACAGTTGCCTTCAGAAATCTTGGCTAA